CACCGTGCTGCAGATCATCCCGGAGCTGGAAGCCGGTGGCGCCGAGCGCACTGCGGTCGACATCGCTGCCGGGCTGACCGAGGTCGGCGCGCGGGCGCTGGTCGCGACGGAGGGCGGGCGGCTCGTCGCCGAACTGCAGGCCAAGGGCGGCATCTGGCTGCCATTTCCGGCGGCGGCCAAGAACCCGGTCTCGATGCTGCTCAACGTGCGCACCTTCGCGCTGCTCTGCAAGCGCGAGCGGGTCGAACTCGTCCACGCCCGCTCGCGGGCGCCGGCCTGGGTCGCGCTGGCGGCGACGCGGGCGCTGAAGCTGCCCTTCGTCACCACCTATCACGGCTCCTACAATGCCCGCTCGGTGGTGAAGAACCTGTACAATTCGGTGATGGCGCGCAGTGACGTCGTCATCGCCAACTCCGGCTACACGGCCGACCTGATCCGCGCCCGCCATCCCTTCGCCCGCGATCGCATCCGCGTCGTCCATCGCGGTACCGATTTCTCGGCCTTCGCGCCGTCGGCGGTGAGCCCGGAGCGGATCAGTGCTCTGCGCAGCGCCTGGGGCGTCGAGCCGCATCAGCGCATCGTGCTGCTGCCTGGCCGGCTCACCGGCTGGAAAGGCCAGAAGGTGCTGATCGAGGCGGCGCGCCAATTGCGCGATGCCGGTGATGAGGACACTGCCTTCATCCTAGCGGGCGATGCGCAGGGTCGCGACGGCTATGTGCGTGAGCTCGACGACGCCATTGCCAGGGCCGGGCTCGAGGGCCGCGTCCGCCGCGTCGGCCATTGCTCGGACATGCCGGCCGCCTTCCTGGCGGCGGCCGTGGTGGCAGTCCCCTCGACGGAGCCGGAAGCCTTCGGCCGTGTCGCGGTGGAGGCGCAGGCCATGGGCACGCCGGTCGTCGTCTCCAATCTCGGCGCCGTGCCGGAGACGGTGCTGGCTCCGCCCCAGGTCGCGCCGCAGGAACGATCGGGCTGGCATGTCCTGCCCGATGATGCGGCGGCACTCGCGCAAGCCCTGCGCGAGGCGCTGGCGCTGCGCCCCTCCGCCCGCGATGCGCTGGCGCGCCGCGCCCGGCTGCATGTCGAGCGCCACTTCTCATTGGCCTCGATGGTCAATGACACACTCGATGTCTATTGCGCCCTGCTCGGGCGCTGAAACCGCCTGATCCATTGACAACGCTTCGCGTTGTGCAATGTGTCTCACCAACGGCGCGACGAGCGCCATTCACAGGAGAATACAGCCATTCGTCGTCCCTTCCGTGCCGCACCAGCCCCCGTCAAGGACGGTCCTCGCGCCAACCGCGACATCCGTGGCGTCCGCGACGTCCAGCTCATCGACGATACCGGCGCCAACCGTGGCGTGGTCTCGTTCTTCGAGGCGCTCAAGATTGCCGAGGACGCCGGTCTCGATTTGGTCGAGATCGCCCCCAATTCTGTGCCTCCGGTCTGCAAGATCCTCGACTACGGCCGCTTCCGCTTTCTCGAGCAGAAGAAGGCGTCCGAGGCGCGCAAGAAGCAGCGCACCATCGAGATCAAGGAAATCAAGCTTCGCCCCGGCATCGACAAGCACGACTACGACGTGAAGATGAAGGCGATGCACGGCTTCTTCGAGGAGGGCGACAAGGTGAAGGTCACCCTGCGCTTCCGCGGCCGCGAGATGGCGCACCAGGACCTCGGCGTGAAGGTGCTGGAGCGCGTCAAGGTCGATACTGTCGAGGTCGCCAAGGTCGAGAGCGACTGGCAGCTCGAAGGCCGCCAGATGGTCATGGTGCTCGCGCCCCGATAAGGCGAGGCTTGCGCGCCTTGCCCAAGGGGCCGCACCCGGACCTGCCTTTCACAAAGCCCGGCCGTTTCGGCCGGGCTTTGCCATGTCGGTGGCGTCTAGCTGACGGAGCGGATGATCTCGCGATAGGCCGTCTCGGGGAAGGCCTTCAGCGTTTCCGAGCGGACATTGCCGAGCATGGCGAGCCGCAGGCAGAAGCGCGCCTGCACGGCATCGTCCGGTGCCTCGCAGATAACGACCATGTCGTGCTTGCCCATGGTCATGAAGAAGGCTTTGAAATCGCCTCCCATCTCCTTCAGCGCCTGCTTGGCCGTATCGAGACGAGTCGGCGAATCCTTGAGGTTGCGTGCGCCCTGGTCGGTCCAATTGAGCAGCATGATGTAGGTCGTCATCGCGCTTCTCCCCGAAAGGCCCGGCCTTTCGTCGGAAGCTGCCTACGGCGGCCCGCTTGTCGCCGCGCGGTTCCGGATGGGCCGTTGACCATCCGCCGGGCCTATCCCGTCAATCTAGCATGACGGGCCGGTACCGGGCAGGGCCTATCGGCCAAGCAGACGCTTGAGCTTCCTGACGGCGCTGTCCGGCGTCGTTAGCACCGGCTTGCCCGTCGCCTCCGCGACTGCCGATGCGGCGCGAGCCAGGCTGAACTGCGCCAGAGCGATCGCATCGCACTCCGCCAGATCGCGCGCCGCAAGCGCCGCCAGCCGGTCGTGCTCGGCCCCGTCGCCGCGATCGAGCGCGGCGAGCGCGCCTTCCGCCAGTTTCGGCGTGACCGCGAGCGATCCCGGAAACTCCGGCGGCATCGACTGCAGCGTCGGTCCGAAGCTGGCGAGCAGGCCGATCCGGCCGCCGATCGCCATGGCTTCCTCGATCATCGCCTCGTTCGGCTTCAGCACGGGCAGGGGAGACAGCGCGCGTTGCGCCGCCTCGATGCAGGGACCGAAGGCCGAGCAGGTGAAGAGGATGCCATCGGCGCCGGTCGCCCGCGCATAGCCGGCGAGGCTGAGGAAGCGCCCGGTCATCGCCTCGGTGATCCGCCCGTCGCGGGAAAGATCGGCCGAGAGGCTGTCGTCGAGCAGGTTCATCAGCGTGACTTCTGGCCATAGCCGCGCGAACGCCGCCTCGATCGGAGGCGGCGAATGGCGTAGCGCATGGATCAACGCGATCCGCATGGGCAGGTCCTACCGGATCGGGTGCGGGTATTGCAGACCGCCACGCGAGGCGAGGTCGTTGAGCCCGCGCTTCAACTGCAGCTTGGAACCCCCGCCGACATTGCGCTCGAAGCTCTCGCCGTAATTGCCGATATGCTTGATCACGCGATAGGCCCAGTCATTGCTCAGGCCGAGCCCCTCGCCGAACTTGCCTTCGACGCCGAGTAGCCGCTTGATCTCGGGATTCCCAGACTTCAGCTGCTCGTCGACATTGGCCTTGGTCACACCGAACTCCTCCGCGTTGAGCATGGCGTAGTGCACCCACTTTACAAGCGCGACCCAGCTCTCGTCGCCGCGCTTCACCGCCGGGCCTAGCGGCTCGCGCGAGATCAGCGTCGGCAGCACGACGAAGTCGTCGGGTTTGGAGAATTTCAGCCGCTCGGCGGCGAGCCCGGAAGTGTCGGTGGTGAAGGCGTCGCAGCGCCCGGCCTCCAGCGCCTTCACGCCCTCCTCGTTGGTGGCAAAGCCGATGATCTCGTACTTGAGTTTGTTGGCGCGGAAGAAGTCGGCGAGGTTGAGCTCGGTCGTCGTGCCTTGCGTCACGCAGATCGAGGCGCCCTCGAGCCCCTTCGCCTCGGTGACCCCGAGCGACTTGCGCACCATGAAGCCCTGGCCGTCGAAATAGTTGATGATCGGCCAGGACATGCCGGCCGAGGTGTCGCGCGACATCGTGTAGGTCGCGTTGCGGGCGAGCATGTCGACCTCGCCGGACTGCACCACGACGAAGCGCATCTGCGGCGTCGTCGGGATGAACCTGACTTTGTTCGGGTCGTTGAAGATCGCCGCGGCGACGGCGCGGCAAAGGTCGATGTCGAGCCCGTCCCAGCGTCCGTCCGACCCCTGGATGCCGAAGCCGGGCAGGGCGATATGATTGCCGCAGATCAGTTCACCACGCGCCTTGACGCGGTCGAGCGTGCCGGTCTGGGCGCTGGCCACGCCGGCAAAGCCGAGCGTGGCGAGTCCGGCGAAAGCCAATTGTTTCAGTCGTTTCATGATCGTTCCCCTGTTGTGGAAGCACCGGGCTCTTGCCGGCCCGGATCGTGGTGAACCTTCAGGCCAATCGGGCCGAGGCCAAGCTCGCATCGAGCGCGTCGCCCAGCCGCTCGACGATGGTGTCGACGGTCGCAGCGTCGATGATGAAGGGCGGGGCGAGCAGGACATGGTCGCCGGCGGTGCCGTCGGCGGTTCCGCCCATCGGGTAGATCAGCAGTCCGCGCTCCTGTGCCGCCTGCTTGATCCTGGCGTTGAGTTTGAGCGCCGGGTCGAAAGGTGTCTTGGTCGAGCGGTCGGCGACGATCTCTACGCCCCAGAAATGGCCGCGCCCGCGAATGTCGCCGACATGGTGATGATTGCCGAAGCGCTCGCGCAGGCGCTGCTCCAGCCGCGCACCCTGCTTGCGGACATTGGCGAGCAGGTCGTCGCGCTCGATCACTTGCTGCACCGCCAGCGCGGTGGCGCAGGCAAGGGGATGGCCCACGTAAGTCTGGCTGTGCGGGAAGACGCCCGAGCCCTGCCTGACCGCCTCGACGACCCGCTTCGACGTCAGCATCGCGCCGATCGGCGCATAGCCGCCGCCGAGCCCCTTGGCGATCGCCATCAGATCGGGCGCGATGCCTTCCTGCTCGCAGGCATGGAGCGTGCCGGTGCGGCCCATGCCGCTCATGACTTCGTCGAGGATCAGCAGCACGCCGTGGCGGTCGCAGATCTCGCGGATGCGCTTGAAATAGCCGGGCGCGGCCGGCACCGCGCCGAGCGTCGCGCCGACCACCGTCTCGGCGACGAAGGCGCAGACGGTCTCGGGCCCGAGCTCCAGGATCTTGGCCTCGAGCTCGTCGGCGACGCGAAGCGCATACTCCTCGCTGGTCTCGTCGGCGCGCCGGCCGCGATACTCATAGCAGGGCGAGATATGATGGCCCTGCATCAGCATCTGCTCGAAGGGAGCACGATCCTTCATCCGCCCGCCGACCGAGAGCGCGCCGAGCGTGATGCCGTGATAGCTCTGCTGCCGCGAGATGAAGTTGACTCGGCTTCTCTCGCCCTTCTCGACGAAATAATGCCGGGCCATCTTCAGGCAGGCTTCGATCGCCTCCGAGCCGGAGCTGCAGAAATAGACCGACTCCATTCCGGGCGGTGCCCGTGCGATCAGATGGTCGGCGAGCTCCTCGGCCGCGTCGGTGGTGAAGAAGCTGGTATGGGCGTAGGCGAGCTTGTCGATCTGCGCATGCATCGCCGCCAGCACGTCGGGATGGCCGTGGCCGAGGCAGGAGACGGCAGCGCCGCCCGAAGCGTCGATATGCTCGCGCCCGTCGCGGTCGCGCAGCACCATGCCCTCGCCGCCGGTCGCGGTCGGATAGGTCTTGCTCAGCATGCGATGCAGGATGTGGCTCATCGATGGCCTCGCCTGATTGATCGGGGAGTGAGGAAGGTGCCGGCCGCGTCGAGCGCGGCCTCGTGGCGGGCGATCGCGTCGAGCGCGGCCTTGCCCTTGCGCGCCGTCATCAGCGCCGCCAGGCATTCGACCGCGGCGAAGGCCGGCGTCATCGTGTGGAAGAAGGACGGTGTCTCGGTCCGCACCAGCAGAGCGACGTCGGCGATGGCGGCGAGGGGAGAGAGTGCGCTGTCGGTCAGCGCCACCACCTTTGCACCGCTCTCCCTGGCGATCTCCGCAGCCTGCACGGTCTGGCGCGTATAGGGCGCGACCGAGACGGCGAAGAGCGCATCGCCGGGTCCGATCCGGCGCAGCGCATCGATGCCGCGCCCGCCGGCACCGTCGGCCAGCACCGAGCTCGCCCCGATCAGGTCGCGGATGTAGTCGAGCATGAAGGCGGCCGGGAAGGCCGAGCGCAGGCCGAAGCAGAACACGGTTTGCGCCTCGCTCAAGAGGTCGGCGGCCTGCTCGAAGCGGGCGAGCGCCTGTGGTTCGCGCAGTGCTTTCAGATGCTCGGCCAGCGCCGCGAACATGTCCTGCGCGATTGCGCTCGGACCTTCCTCGCCATGGCGCTGCATCAATTCGCCGGCCCGGCCGGCAAAACCCTCCGGCCGCCGCCGCAGGGCTGCCGCATGGGCGGCGCGCAACTCGTCATAGCCCCTTAGCCCGAAGCGCTGCGCCAGCCGGGTGAGGGTGGCCGGCGACAGGCCGGCGCGCTTGGCCTGCTCTCGCGTGGTCAGCAACGCGACATCGGCCGGATGATCGAGCACCCAGCGCGCCGCCGCCTGCAATTGCTGGGGCAACTGCTCGAAGCTCTCGGTGAGGCTCGCCGTCAGGCCGGGCTTGTCCATGCGCCAGACCTTAGCAGGGAAGGGCAATGAATGAAACATAGCGATTACAGTGATTAATATGAAACAATTGTTTCACAAACGGGGAATGCGAGGGATGGCTCGGTCAGCGCCTGGCCAAAACGACGATCCAGGCTTGAAGAGGGGTAGGCTTCGGCATCCATCACGGTGTCATCCCGGACAAGCCGCGAAGCGGCGCCGATCCGGGATCCATTCCGGAGCCTCACCGATAGAGGTTCCGGAATGGGTCCCGGGTCTCCCTCCGGTCGCCCGGGACGACTCGTATTTATGGGAAAGCCGACGAGGTCAGCTCCGAACCAGCAGCCCGTCGAGCATGAGGTTGAAGGCGTCGATCGCCTTGCGCGAGATCGCTTCCGGCTCGGGGGCGTTCGCGATCCATTGTGCCGCATATTGCGTTGCTCCCGCGATCAGCCTCGCAGCCGCTTCGGGATCGATAGGCGCGATGACGCCGGTCTCGGCCAGCTTCGTCAGGCTTTCCGTCATCGAGCGGATGCACTCGCTCAGCGTGGGCCAGTCCCAGGGATCGCCGAGGACCGCCGGGCCGTCGCGCAGCATGATGCGCTGGATTTCAGGGTCGAGCGCCAGCTCGATATAGGCGGTGCATTCGTCGCGGAAACCGGTCCAGGGGTCGCCGGCCTTCGCCGAGACCGCCTGCATATGGGCATTCATCTCGCCGTCGATCTCGGTGATCACCGCGACGAGCAGGCCCTTCTTGTCGCCGAAATGATGGTAGAGCGCGCCCCGCGTCAGCCCGGCCGAGGCGGTGAGATCATCCATCGAGGTCTGCGCATAGCCGACCGTGCCGAAGGCGGCGCGCGCCGCGGCGATCAGCTTGGTCCGCGTCTCGGCGATCATCTGGCTGCGCGGCTTGCGCATCGTCCATGTTCCTTTCGCATACGGTGCGTATGTGAATTGACATACGTTGCGTATGTAATTACTCATGTCACATACGCAACGTATGTCAATCACGCTTTGATGTGACGGAGACGTCCATGCCTAACCCCTATCGCGAGATTTTCCGGGCTCCCGGCTCGATCGGCTTTTCAGCCGCCGGCTTCCTCGCCCGCATGCCATTCTCGATGCTGACGATTGGCATCGTCACCATGCTCTCCCAGGCGCGCGGCCAGTATTGGCTTGCCGGTGGCGTCGCCGCGACCTTCGCGCTGTCCAATGCGCTGATCGCGCCGCAGATCTCGCGGCTGGTCGACCGCCATGGTCAGAGCAAGGTGCTGATTCCCGCGACGCTCGCGACCATCGTCGCGCTGATCGGGCTGATGCTAGCGACGCGCCTCGAGGCGCCGATCTGGGTGCTCTTCCTCTTTGCCGCTCTCGCCGGACTCGAGCCGAGCATGATGGCGATGGTGCGTGCCCGTTGGACCGAGATCTATCGCGATACGCCGCATTTGCGCACCGCCTTTGCCTTCGAATCGGTCATTGACGAGGTCATCTTCATGCTCGGCCCGGTGATCTCGATCGGCCTGAGCGTCATCTGGTTCCCGGAAGCCGGGCCGCTTGCGGCAACGATCATGCTCGCTGTCGGCATGGCCCTGTTCGTGGCGCAGCGCGCGACCGAGCCGCCCGTGCACGCGCAAGGCGTCGACGCCAGCAACTCCGCCATCCGCCTGGTGCCGGTGCAGATCATCGCGCTGCTGATGGTTGCGCTCGGCGTCGTCTTCGGCACGGCCGAGGTCACCGCGGTCGCCTTCGCCGAAGCGCAGGGCAACAAGGCGGCGGCGAGTCTGGCGCTCGCGGCCTATGCCGCCGGCTCCTTCATCACCGGCCTCGTTTTCGGCGCGCTCCGCCTGCGCATGCCGCTCGCCACGCAATTGCTGCTCGCGATCGGGCTTGCCGCGGCGACAACACTGCCGCTGCTGATCGTCTCGTCGCTCTGGATGCTGGGCATCGTGCTCTTCATCGCCGGCGCCTCGATCTCGCCGACCGTCATCGTCGCGATGGCGCTGGTCGAGCGGCATGTGCCAGCTTCAAAGCTGACCGAGGGCATCACCTGGGTGATGACCGGCATGGGTATCGGCATGGCGGCGGGGTCGGCCGCCTCCGGTTGGCTGATCGACGTCTATGGCGCGAGCACCGGCTTCTACGTCTCGGTCGCCGGCGGGTTTTCGGCGCTGGCGATCGTCACGATCGGGTTCTGCCTGATCGCCGAGCCGCGGCGGACGGTGATGGCATGGACGGGCTGAAGGCAAACCGCAACGTAAAGTCCGTCTCACAAAAAAGGGCGGCCTCCCGGAGGAGGCCGCCCGATCTGTTTGCAGGTAAGCTCAGCGGATCGGCGGTGCGTATTGCAGCCCGCCCTGCGACCAGAGCTTGTTGACGCCGCGCGGCAGCGGGTTGCGGCTCTGGGCGCCAAAATGCCGCTCGAAGCTTTCGCCGTAATTGCCCACCGCCTTGACGATCCGCACCACCCAGTCATTGCTCAGGCCGAGCGACTCGCCGAACTTGCTCTCGGCGCCGAGCATGCGGCGCACTTCCGGATTCTGCGAGGTCTTCGCCAACTCCTCGACATTGGCCCGGGTGACGCCGAGCTCCTCGGCATTGATCAGCGCGAACACGGTCCAGCGCACGATGTCGAACCAGGCCTGGTCGCTCTTGCGGACCCATGGACCGAGCGGCTCCTTTGAGATCACCTCCTGGAGCAGGATGTGCTCGTCCGGCTTCTGCAGCTTGTTGCGCGTGCCGGCGAGCGAGGAGAGGTCGGTGGTGTAGGCATCGCAGCGCCCGGCTTCATAGGCGGCGACCGTCTCTTCCAGTGTCGCGAAGGCGACGGTCTCGAACTTGAGGTTGTTGGTGCGGCCGTAGTCGGCGAGGTTGAGCTCGGTGGTGGTGCCCTGGGCGACGCAGACCGAGGCGCCATTGAGCTCCTTGACCGTGTTCACGCCGAGCTTCTTGCGCAGGATGAAGCCCTGGCCGTCATAATAGTTCACCGCCGTGAAGCTGAGGCCCTGGCCGATGTCACGGCTCAGCGTCCAGGTGGTGGTGCGCGCCAGCACGTCGATTTCGCCCGATTGCAGAGACACCAGGCGGTTCTTGCTCGACAGCGACAGATATTGCGCCTTGTCCTGGTCGTTGAAGATCGCGGCCGCGAGCGCGCGGCAGACATCGGTGTCGAAGCCGTTCCAGACACCCTTGCCATCCTGCAGCGAGAAGCCCGGCACGCCTTCGCTGGTGCCGCAGACGATATGGCCGCGTGCCTTGATCCGGTCGAGGGTCGACTGGCTGCCGCCCTGGGCGAAGGCGGAGACGGCGGAGGCGGCGACGAGCGCAAGGCCCGCTGCCAGGCTGAGGAGGGGTGTCTTCACGGTGAGTGTCTCCGGGCGGGAAAGCGGCTGCGATGGTCGGAAATAATTACGGTTCTATGACGATTTTCAAATGATAGATGTCCGCTGATGCGAGGCATGCCATCGAGGGGCGGTTTTCCCCGCAACTGCAAGCTCTTGCCAGCTCCAGGCTTTTCTGTCATAGGCCCCACCTTCGATCGCCCGGCTGATAAGGGCTGCCGTGGCGGTCGTACTTTGCTTCCCAAAGCAAAATTGAAGCGGCGCATTGTTCGCGCTCGCGACCTATGAGGAGCTGAAATGCCCAAGATGAAGACTAAATCGGCCGCCAAGAAGCGGTTCAAGGTCACCGGAACCGGCAAGGTGCTCTACGCCCAGGCCGGCAAGCGTCACGGGATGATCAAGCGGACCAACAAGCAGCTCCGCAATCACCGTGGGACGAACGTTCTTTTCGAAGGCGATGCCGCCAACGTGAAGAAGTACTTCCTCCCCAACGGCTGACGTCCCCTAACTTTTCCGGAGATCAAACATGGCTCGCGTGAAACGGGGCGTTACGTCCCACGCCAAGCACAAGAAGACATTCAAGGCCGCCAAGGGATTCTATGGCCGCCGCAAGAACACGATCCGCGCCGCCAAGGCGGCCGTCGATCGGTCGATGCAGTACGCCTATCGCGACCGCAAGAACAAGAAGCGCACCTTCCGCGCGCTCTGGATCCAGCGCCTGAACGCTGCGGTGCGCGAGCACGGCCTGACCTATTCGCTGTTCATCGGCGGCCTCGCCAAGGCGGGCCTCGAGCTCGACCGCAAGACCCTGTCGGCCCTCGCCATCGACGACGCCGCCGCCTTCGCTGCGGTGGTCGAGACGGTCAAGGGCGCGCTGGGCGCCGAGGCCCAGGCCGCCTGAGTGATCTGACCTGATCGGAATACGAAAGGCCGGCGGAAACGCCGGCCTTTTGCTTTTCGCGGCCGCTTGGTCGCGCGCGTCACGGTTGTGTTGCGATCGCGTGCTCCCTTCCTGCGGGGAGGATCGCACCATGCTCGAGATCTCGAATTTCGTCGCCGACGACCGTCTCGCCAAGGACATCGCTGCCGGCCGCAAGCTGAAGCGCCCGGCCCAGGACCCGCAAAGCCTGGCCGAGCAGATCGTCCATCGCACGCGCGCCGGGGCCGGCGTCGACTTCGACGTCTTCGAAGCCCTGCTCGGCGAGAACGACCTCGTCGAGATCAACTATCTCGAGCGCGGCCTGCTCGCGGCCCGGACCGTCTGCCGCATCAACGTGCCGGCGCCGGTCGGCGACGGCAGCGAATGGGGAACCGGCTTCCTGATCGGCCCGCGCCTGCTCCTGACCAACAACCATGTCATCGGCTCGGTCGAGGAGGCGATCACGGCGACGGTCGAGTTCGGGTATGAGCTCGACGGGGAGGGCCGGCTGAAGCGGCCCACCCGTTTCCGCCTGACGCCGCAGGACGGCTTCGTCACCAGCGACAGGAATGTGCTCGACTACACCGTCGTCGCGCTGGCGCCGGCGAGCGAAGATGGCGATGTCGCGCTCGCCGATCTCGGTTTCCTGCGCCTCGATCCGCGCACCGGCAAGACCGAACTCGGCCAGTACGCGACGATCATCCAGCACCCCGATGCCCGGACCAAGCGCATCTCGCTGCGCGAGAACAAGATCGTCAAATATGGCGATCGCGCCGATCCGACCCGCGACAACTTCCTCTGGTATTCCTCGGATACGGCCCCCGGCTCGTCCGGTGCACCGGTCTTCACCGATGCCTGGCAGGTGATCTGCCTGCACCATGCCGGCGTCCCCGATCGCAAGATTGTCCAGGGGCAGGAGCATTGGGTGCTCGCGGACGGCACCACGGCACCTGCGGCGCTGGCCAGGCGCCTCCCGGCCGATAAAGTGCATTGGCTGGCCAATGAAGGTGTCCGGATTTCGAAACTGATCGCTGATCTGGAGCGGCAGTCGAAACTCGACGGCTTTGTCCGCTCGCCGCTGATCGTCGATCTGATCGCCGACGCCACCGGCGTGAAGACCTTCGCCGGAACCGTGCCGGCGCAGAGCATCATAGGGCCACCGCTGATCGCTGGGCCGGCTATCGCGACGATCGCTGCTGTCGCCGCCGAGGCGGCGGTGCTCGAGGCTGCGCGCAGGCCGACCCGGCGTACCCATCCGGTTTCCTTTTTCGACGGGCGGCGTGGCTACGAACCGGACTTCCTGCCGACGCGGATCCCGCTGCCGACTCTCGGCCCGGCCGCGCTACGCCATGGTGCGCCGGCCAAGGTGGCGGGCGCGGCGGACGATGTGCTGCGCTATCTGCATTTCTCCGTGGTCCTGAATGGCGCCGAGGATCGCAAGCTCGCCTTTTACACGGCGGTCAACATCGACGGGACGCGTTGGACCAATCTCGACCGCGGCAACGACGCCTGGTTCTATGATGGCCGCATCCCGGAGGAGTTGCAGAACGGTGACGAGCTCTATGGCAACGAGCCGGTGCCTCGGAAGAACTATTTCGACCGCGGCCATCTTGTGCGCCGGCTCGATCCGGTCTGGGGCGGCATCCGAGAGGCTAAGCTGGCGAATGACGACACCTTCCACTGGACCAACTGCTCGCCGCAATATTGGGGCTTCAACCAGGGCGCCGACCTCTGGCAGGGTCTCGAGAACTTCCTGCTCTACAACACCGACGAGGAGAATGTGCGGGCCTCCGTCTTCTCAGGCCCGCTGCTCCGCTCGGACGACGAGCTTCACCGCGGTATCCGCATCCCGCAATTCTACTGGAAGGTGATCGCCGTCGCCGACAAGGCCGACAAGCTCTTCACGAGCGGGTACATCGTCAGCCAGCAGGATTATGCGCTCGACATCCCGTTCGAGCAGCTCCCCGTCGGTCCAAACAGCACGAAGCCCGGCCAGAACTTCCAGGTGCCGGTGACCAAGATAGAGGCCGACACCGGCATCGTCTTCGCCGACGCCGCCCGGCAGGCCGATG
This genomic interval from Bosea sp. 29B contains the following:
- a CDS encoding amino acid ABC transporter substrate-binding protein; its protein translation is MKTPLLSLAAGLALVAASAVSAFAQGGSQSTLDRIKARGHIVCGTSEGVPGFSLQDGKGVWNGFDTDVCRALAAAIFNDQDKAQYLSLSSKNRLVSLQSGEIDVLARTTTWTLSRDIGQGLSFTAVNYYDGQGFILRKKLGVNTVKELNGASVCVAQGTTTELNLADYGRTNNLKFETVAFATLEETVAAYEAGRCDAYTTDLSSLAGTRNKLQKPDEHILLQEVISKEPLGPWVRKSDQAWFDIVRWTVFALINAEELGVTRANVEELAKTSQNPEVRRMLGAESKFGESLGLSNDWVVRIVKAVGNYGESFERHFGAQSRNPLPRGVNKLWSQGGLQYAPPIR
- the rpmI gene encoding 50S ribosomal protein L35, with translation MPKMKTKSAAKKRFKVTGTGKVLYAQAGKRHGMIKRTNKQLRNHRGTNVLFEGDAANVKKYFLPNG
- the rplT gene encoding 50S ribosomal protein L20; protein product: MARVKRGVTSHAKHKKTFKAAKGFYGRRKNTIRAAKAAVDRSMQYAYRDRKNKKRTFRALWIQRLNAAVREHGLTYSLFIGGLAKAGLELDRKTLSALAIDDAAAFAAVVETVKGALGAEAQAA
- a CDS encoding DNA/RNA non-specific endonuclease, whose translation is MLEISNFVADDRLAKDIAAGRKLKRPAQDPQSLAEQIVHRTRAGAGVDFDVFEALLGENDLVEINYLERGLLAARTVCRINVPAPVGDGSEWGTGFLIGPRLLLTNNHVIGSVEEAITATVEFGYELDGEGRLKRPTRFRLTPQDGFVTSDRNVLDYTVVALAPASEDGDVALADLGFLRLDPRTGKTELGQYATIIQHPDARTKRISLRENKIVKYGDRADPTRDNFLWYSSDTAPGSSGAPVFTDAWQVICLHHAGVPDRKIVQGQEHWVLADGTTAPAALARRLPADKVHWLANEGVRISKLIADLERQSKLDGFVRSPLIVDLIADATGVKTFAGTVPAQSIIGPPLIAGPAIATIAAVAAEAAVLEAARRPTRRTHPVSFFDGRRGYEPDFLPTRIPLPTLGPAALRHGAPAKVAGAADDVLRYLHFSVVLNGAEDRKLAFYTAVNIDGTRWTNLDRGNDAWFYDGRIPEELQNGDELYGNEPVPRKNYFDRGHLVRRLDPVWGGIREAKLANDDTFHWTNCSPQYWGFNQGADLWQGLENFLLYNTDEENVRASVFSGPLLRSDDELHRGIRIPQFYWKVIAVADKADKLFTSGYIVSQQDYALDIPFEQLPVGPNSTKPGQNFQVPVTKIEADTGIVFADAARQADVYTGPAVGRRLRTVADIQHPRR